ttataggTTACCTTACATGCACAGTATTgcaatctaatataaaatatgtcctcctctagcttgaatgagatcctgtacacggtttagcatggattccactaaattagaacataaatttttgatcccGTCATctcgaaaccaaacttttatagcattctcaatcattgttttctttgttgagcagtccaTTTTACTCAGATGGCTCATTACAATGCTCTacaaattttcgatgggatttacatcaggagaattacTAGACCAATCTAAAACtgctattttctgtttttgaaaaaaattcgttgttagcttagaaggatggcatggagcaagatcttTTTGAAAGATACCAACACTACCAGCGAACGTTTCCATCATagacaaaattttactttctattatagaaatgtattgtttagagttcatcatcccttcaactggtactaagctgccaggtctttcagaagtaaaataacagtaaaacatctgtttctgagggtTCTTAACTGCTTGAATAGGATGTTGTTCCATGATGGGTTCTCCACCACTTCGTctgacaaatcttggtcgaaacccttgcacaagaaaatgcgttttgtcgctgaatacaaccttcttccaatcttgtgcaatccagaattgatattttctatccgaatccaaatgttttttcttcattgcaggtgtcaataactgtttttctattggttttcttgcaaatctcccagcttcaCTAAACCTTCGTCGAACTGTTGATCAATTCacgctcacaccagtagctaataattctctctgaagatccctacttgttttgtaaggatgcattgtactatttcgtgcaagaaatttgtctgttcgaagtgtggtcttgcgtttgcgtccacatttactctttcattttggagacactgccccaaaattcttttgctgattaataatcctagaaacactggattttccaactccaattactgcagcaatatccctcacagccatagaagtatgctgactaagggtaacaattctattctttttcctgggagtgatatccatttttttttaatacatgtcaGAAGGACACAATTGACACAAGCAACCACTTTTTACAgaaactgaagggaaaaattttcgcCATGTCATGATCACGTGGTCAAACCGGTTTAGATTAGTCAAGGGCAGTCGCACATTCTAAGAAAATACAGTTGAAAACGGTTTCAGGCAGAAAATCTccgagaaaggaacaattttcttaaaaaatctgtttgtcccaattaatttgcacagtactgtactatattataatagaaattgaattataatcttaatttaatcaacttttataacaccttattttgtgaaataataaaattgttattattttccaaaTCAACTGTtgtgtaatttatataaactgaGATTTCAGGTAAGATTTGTGCTTAATAATGCGTCTTCttaaaagaatgtgtttattctcattaaatttgatttttcacaTATGTTATGTTTTGAATCATGTCAATGTTAGAATATAGtttcctgaagaaaaaaaattaatttaataaatataaatttattttaggatctGAAGCAACCCTGTGCGGAAGGATGCCGTCTATACATGGTGTTTGGTGTGCGCAAAGATTTTCGtgattcaaataaaacattaaaattgtgtgaaaatggtatatatttacattacttatttgatgcattttgtttaagcaataaaatattgattaagaaGGTAtttaaatagagtaaaaaaatcttgcatacaagttgcaatgacttaaaatctgagataatttttacaaataataaagaaaaatgtgcatGTTGGCATCTGAaaggggagatttttttttaaccttaagtTATTTGGTGTCAATGTGCCTTGAAGGATGGAATGTACATctcagaatgtttttaaaaaatttaattggaatttaaaataatggaaaagttGAGAGTCAatgtttttcaatgaaacttccaaatatattatttttaaaaaatatctttttgttgatgcaagtataatttctttgaaacaatttttttaacaatattgaaacaatttttttttttttaataattccagttaatttcaataattttcattgtttgaaCAATGAAAATGTTGCTTCATTTCTTAATCATGTTATTTTTCTCgagtgttaaaaattaaagcgGAAAAATACGGCTAATTATATATGAATGTTATATGAGGGATAAGAAAATGAAGCTTCTGTGCTGTGAAAAACAACATGTAATTAGATATTAGAATAAAtagataatcatatttttaattgccTTATGATATTATAAGATTTGACTCTTCTGAGCTGCTTCATATGTGCTATAAACAGAACaagtttaaagtaattaaaataatacagctctaatatttttttagaatttggcCCTTGAAAAGTTATtaacttgaattattttaatgatcacttttcatatatatttaatttcttttgcatgCTTAAAACATCTAATGGCATTTCCTTTTGTAAATACTTTTGCCTTTTAGATTTGTATCTTgtgttttaatgaatttcttttgattGATTGCTTCTTCAAATAGTTAATTTGAGTTTTGTGACAGtcaaatttatgaaatcaaatatgaTCAACTccttttatggaaatttttctcCCACAGaactttctcataaaaaaatagcatCACATGTCCATGGGAAATTTGATTtgtatatattaaacagaatatatttCTGCCTACACACTAtgtcattcataaattaaatttctgttgtCTACGAAAaagttatatgtttttatttcttctcttaaattTTAACCATCTGTTATAATTTTCAGCTGTTATTTCTTAGATTtgaaaaaatgccttttaaattaagtaaattgtattgTTTTGTATTCAATCAAATCCTTGTTACCTTAAGAATAATTTACCTCTAGAATTTGGATTTGTggactattttaaaattgaaagtgaaaaatcGCAAACATTGTTTTGACCAGATTGAGagttaattatatcattttatgaaaTGGCTATGACATAGGGCATTTTACTactcaatataaaattatctgtgtCTCAATTTGTTTgtataatatcttaataattttttctttcatcctTTTTTTGTCTCTCACTTTTCCCCTCGTATGTGTGTAACTTTGTGTAGAACAGTTCTTTTACCTTATTAAAACTTACGGTTTttgtatgcaaattttaatttaaatgttctttttttgttgagttataattttgtttttgctacctaatgattaagaataatttacatGTGTTCCCTTTTTTGATCATAAATGCTCTATTAATAATTGTCCATTAAAGTATCTTATATGATTGAgctaaataaaaacatgaattttattaccagtaattaattatataacaaaCCAAAACATTAATCATCATTAAGAAAGTCCGCCACTTTTGTTATATCTTGTGTTTAGATTGTAGTcttaaaaatctagaaataatgTATTGTTAATAATGCTGATAATAAGTCATAGAActacattaaatactttttttttaagcttGCTCTGAAGGATATGTCAATGAATCACATGCAAATGCTTGTAGATATGGTTGCAATTCTCAATCAGAATCTAGAGAATGGAAAGTAAGTAttaggtattttaattttatattgcaaatcttttattttatgatgcattttaaacctaaaattcattaaatagcaattttttgtattaattatccATCTGAATTGAAACAATTCTCAGAAGCATTTAGTGaccattttgataattttttactgttccgttaaatatataaaaaaatgagagaatcattttttattataattgttacaaaaacttttgttgaaaaatctgttttctaTATTTGCTGTATTTGGTATCTAAATATCAATTATGATCAGTTTCTCAGTACTCCATGGAGAGCACGtcttattaaacttttttctttgtgatccattttaatttttaaaacttatttcaactaacatttattttacttctaaatatttttgaaatgcaaagtACACTTGGCACAGTTTGAACCACTTTTAGATCTTGTACCATAAAAAGACAGTCaatcaaataaacatttacttGAGAAATGGAGGCATATAAATGAATACTTattttgtaatagaaaatattcatatcatttaacTGTTTGATAAATTCTTTGTTAGTTTTCTCAAAAATGTCAACTCGCATTTTCCACCATTAAAGTTTGGGCTTATAGCTTAAAAAATTTTGGTGTAGAAGATCAATAGTTAATATGTTAAtgcttaacccttaactggggacgtgcggtctgtgagaccgctagcgatggaatttctgtcacccctattctatttttagctcaattgaatgaattgaccctgtagcttcctgttttgtgaccttcaatacacatgcactttttcaaccgatttcagcaggtgctttttaaaataattcatttatttcttcgaGTGGGGTCTCTAAGACcacatctccctgttagtgtcccagtgataaacaaggcttatcAGAGGGCGCTAatacttgggccccgaaatatcatccagtttactgatcctattatgaagcagtgctccagacacttttaaatgaggcagaaagtggttttagtgataagaataattgtacagaagagtttttcgatgaaagtttgaattcaactgattttgatatgtatgttcaaacataattcatttttctagtgataatgtattttgaaaaatttataaaatatattaatataccaagatatatatatatatacagaatttatatactctgtttcaccctaacttggcagtagtgtatattctagggatgccgaatcgcagtcgttatcaggttactttaaagtacaaagttgcTAGAAATGCAAAtcactggcgaaactttatcttgcaaatttttcgccaaatagtaaatatttatttactttattatattatcactttatcgtagaattgtttccttattttcattatttttttaatattattgatacattatttaaataaatcattaatgttatttcatttcgtttcattgtttctgaaaagaaaaccctaaatctttcaatattcggtaaagcgtagttcggctaatgtttttcgaaaagatatctgtataatcgttcacatcttttaaaagtttatctaatgttgggatctcatttctacgaaaatatgcatagattttttgtcaaatacaggataatgtaaaatcatcatattttacaagacctgaatgtttggcggagatgtaaaagaaaagagtgccaaatatttgaccttgaagaccggttctagccaaagtggaattcattatgtcaatcttttagttttattcgttcgctttatttacaaaatacttaacatataagcacttctaacttgagaataattttaaatacatattgataaaaaaaggatttctgtaatttatgatattatttgataaatttctgctcattttaactattttaaagtcggaattgatggggaactctttcccaacgcggagcatcacattttctaccttttacaatactgccaagttagggtgaaacagagtataggttgatttttatactatttcttaacttatatgtttaaaatacccTAGAAAACTGCGCTTTTGAAAGTCACACTAGCCaataaaaaaagggcaaattttacctattgtcaatttttttatttttcatataattgccgatttttatattatattgttttctatgtaccttcatatactgtaaaaataaatatgatttaaaaagtaatatactttttcaagaatattatttattgtaacatgtaatttgaggagaaaatgtatgttccaacgcatttacttttttcaataataatatattttgaaaaatttctaaaacatatctatatatcaagaaaaatatattggcagtttttcatactaatatgttcattaaaaaatttaatttgtgtgtaaatgaaatgcagtctcgtagaccgcacctccccagttaagggttagcttaatttaaaacatttattcattgtgaatttatttaaaattatatttagaataccAAGATTAAAATCATTATGAATTAAAGTCAAATCCTTTTTCTTAGCTCCTCCCCCTCCTACCAAAATATTTCAGTGCTATACTTTTCTCCATTGATATTTGCTACCTAATGGGTAATATAATCAATGGAAAATATTAGGGGAATATATAATGACTTATtagacaaagtaaaaaaagaaaccaTAGAATGCAATAAGTTTAGCTACAGAAGTGAAATATAACTGCTTTGAGAATAGAATGCTGTGTATTAACCAGTTAATTGtaaacatatgcataaaaaaaagagaagtaaagGAATATAAAGGTAATGATTAGACAATTTTGATAGTATTTAGCTCCCTACTGTCATCATTtgtaataagaaaacaaaaataagtcAAACCTTTATGCCATTCTCTGTATCTTTGTTTTATATGAaggattttgttattttattatttatttaaatttttctgtttggaGAATTATTGTTTTCTATTATGTATATGTTTTCATAGGACGAGGAGGCACAAACATTACACCTTGTCACTCCTTGGATGTATATACGAAGTGCTTACAGCTCTTTGGCTCATCATGTAAAGCAGTTCATAACTACAAGTTGGATGGTATATGTACAAGAAGATTCTGGAAAGATGGTGATTGTCCAGACTAGTCCAAAAGTTGTTGAAAGTGTGGAAtattgtatgttatttttttatatttataaaaatttatgttattcttatatttgtgtatctttatattttgcataagTGAGAATAAGAGGCTtatggcatggtggttggttctcaccacccttgTGGGTATACGAAAAGGTGAGGGTGGCTACCTCAAAttgatgacgggatgtacttccttagggaagagttgtaccgtgggtCTTAGTTACCATGTATCCCACGGTTcgcgccagtgttgctgttgcagcggtccaCACATTCATTCCAGTGTGTCCACAGGCGGGTTAAAGTTGTCAGTCTATGATGCTTCTTTATTcctcactttaaaattattttctgtttaattatctAATGAAATGTTAATCCCTTTATGGTATTGGGACTCActggatttgttttattttattaattttactattctctcaatttctgaatgaaagtttttgaatgaataatgtcTTTTGAATGATGggtttttttcattatctttatattttgttctttgatttcaaataactttgtttaatcacaaatttatatgtaggttttgtgtgtgtgtgtgtatgtgcatgCATCATATTATGTAGCTTCGAAATCACCTTTGTTTTAATACAACATTCAGCTCAAGGCAGTGCTACTCAGTGTATTTTgtgtttgatataaaaaaatttttagcattatttaaataaatagattttaacatTTGGCAAGTAAAAGGTTCCATTCTGtattatcaacattttatttatatatgtaacataGTTATGCAGATGAATGtccaaaaagaaaacaaattgggaattcaatttattttcctgGATGAGCATGATTTGAACAAGGGAATGGCCAGTGAAACACATCCTTTTACATCAAGACACTCGCACACAAAGTGTATAAAGTTTCTCTCTTAGTGCTTCTACTAAGAGattcttatagggatttcttttgaCTAATGTCCATTCAGGAAAAagaatcttgggtatctttgGAAGTTATTAAGGATTTTGTTTTGCCCCTTTGCCTGCAGATTGATAATTACAGGCtcggcaatttttttaaagttgatgttagaaataattaaacagaaaaagtagTATTTGGATCAATAAGTAATAGAAAGTGTTAGAGTAAAGTAATATGAGCTGATTTTCtggtttaaaaattagaattagagatatcattgaatatatatatacatatactatTGTTTTAgatttatacatatataacttaactttaaaaaaaaaaaaattggctgtGTAAAAAGAGCTGACAAATTTTATTGTAGTGCTCTGGATGTTAAGAATTGAACAGTTCAGCTGCGCAATCCCCCCCTTTTCCCCCTTTAATttcatatccattttttaaaaatatatgttagaatTCTCAAggtaattttatgaatttcttcaaGCATTGATTTAAACTtatgtaataatttgtaataacacTAATTACTATACTGTTTCTTTGACAATAATTGTCAATATTTTACTGAGAAAATGAGGcggatattgaaaatatttattgttataacttttatacattgtttttttattactaatgtCTAATTGCTTACACAGAACTTAGTAAATAATCCATAAAgaagtattattaattattcatttaaaaatctaacaGCAAAATAGTATGGCATGGCAATGAATTGACAAGGAAGAGATAAATGCTTCCTGTTAGTAATCTTGTGGGTATTTGTATCTGAAAGCagtattattgttgttgttttttttcagtcagaaatgaatgaatgaataagatGAGAAaagccaaaaaataaatactatgcaTCAGATGCTATTTAACCTTGTTGcaccatttcaaaaaaattggattttaaacaGGTTAATTATTTagtctacaaaattttattgtgtatataaattcttttgcaggtataataaataatttttttaaaaaaatttatttagttaaagacttttttaccattatataaattcttataaaagtaCCAAAATAGAATATGTCGAGTTTTATTTATTGAGTAGTTTTCATCAAGAATGCCAGTTAAAATTCAACTAGAAACATTTAAGGGAAGGGGGTGAGTTTAATAAATTACTGCAGTGATTAATTAAAGCTTCTATTAAATCCACCAGTACATGGAATTTCAGGTTCTTTAATAATGCTTCTAGTTGGTAAGAGCTTGTTACTCAGAAACTGAATCGAAAGTATTAAAATCAGCTGTAACAATGCAATTTACCATCCATTCTCCTGtgttaatgaataattcatattttcagcTGTATCTAGTGATGATGACAACAGTGTGAAAGATTATCAACAAGACTGGCAAGAAGCTAAACTTGATTGGATGGATTGTATTTCACATCAGTCTGGCATTCCACGCTGGCTTTTAGTTGTAGTTCTTTTTGGATTCATCTTTGCACTCTTGTGGCTTTGTTGTGCTACAGCTGTCACAGCTCCTAACCATTATTTATCACCATCAAaggtaaaaattacaaaatttactattattaataatttttttattattagtttctttttcttttttattttgatagttgtcaatttttaaaaatatttcttcaatataatagccataaaaaaaaagttggtattaattttgattcatgcaatgcagcaaaatatatttttcacttattataGTTGGTGTTGTGAATGCAATAATTGACATACTGCTTCAcctggataatttttaaaaaattataattaacaaaataaacatactAAGTATGTTTCTCTAAGGTAAATtcagtaactcaaaaataaatgcataagcGTGGCATTAAACAAAATGGCTATATAGCTTTCAAACATTATCATGTagatgtttgaaatatattttgtattgaatattgCAAGACCATTCTTAAACTTTTAACATCCTTATCTTGATATTTTCAGGTAACTCTCTCTCTTAAATCttttcataaatgtatttaaaaaatgttacttattCACTAAATATAAATTCTGACTTTGTAATGATTTTGAGTCATTCCATTATGATCAACACGTCATTGAAAAGATTTTGACAAGCTATAATAtgacaaaatattcttaatattgaaaatattcttattcaaatatattctctGAGACAACcttttatccttatattttatgtaacattaaTCAATATAACATATCTAAGcatgacattatttttaaagataatgttttaatCCTTTCCAGGGCGGTGGTTGTAAAAGAGGacacgaattttaaaattttgtattaaaaaaatatattggctttaaaatcttcaaaattgttggaaaaatagtatttaatccTCTTTTAGCAAAATAGATGGCAGCCTGAgcaatttttgcttcttttatggcattaattttatgttaaaaatacctttttttttcttctttttttttttttttttttttttttgcctaaatttgagaatttactttataagaaattaaattttatcaaaagcaatCATCCATTTTCCTGAAATGTCCATGaggtttttaataatacttttgtttaatcttcaaattaatttaagaatgaacCAAACTGGCTGATTCACAGGAATCCTTATCTTGAGGAACTCTGCCCGTCTAGGACCTCTGTTTCTTCATTTGCCTCTTCCTTCCTATGAAAGgtgtaaatttgatatttttcagaagaGGATGGTGATGTTGATTCTAgggagttttgtttatttatcttcagATTCAGGGAAAAGAAGTACATGCTTGAAGCcagaaaacatttcacatttaagatttgtctttttttttttaattatatttcatcctcatgttctgttttattttatttatttatttttgatatcattttctgtaaaaatttagttttatagagccaaaaattttacagtaaaagatataaaaaaaaaaaaaaatgttcaagataTGCCAATCGAGTGACTCTTTCGAAAATATTCGCTGTGCAGTATCATAAAAATGTGCACAAAACACGAAAAATGTGCAAAACAATAATTTCCCATTATATGCTAGATGAAAAGACACTTCCAGATGCTTTGAGGAATTTCATGccaaataataagttttttatttgatatttttcactttattaactattaaaattaacatttaatcaataaaatttagttataaatatttatttttagcattttaattaaataatttttattcttagttgaattaaattataatttgtatttaattgtaatagtttttaattatttatatttataagatttagtttaaaatttttgtagtacatatatattttgtatatttaatattttaaatatttcaaattacctagaacataaatgaaaatgtctaaatattcataattactgtTGTTGTCGTCATAAGGAATTTGTGCAATTATTTCGAAAGATTTTCCTGCACAGAGATGCTCTAGGCAAGTGATGTCCTCATTTGAGGACATGAAAGGaggcaagttaaaaaaaaaatgtttgaatacaaAATCTATGTGTATACAACCTATTAATCACATTAATTGGgcttattcattatatttcaaaaattttaatgacccATGTTGGAAAGggttaaacaaattaaattaaatttttatctttgtgaTTAACATAGCAATTTAATTATCACAACAAATAGTTTAACTTTAGTCctagatttttctgaatttttattatataaaaatctgcaattaattacAATGGCACTTGGGGACTTTTTTCTACATAGCTTTAGCGTGTATTATTGCTTATTATGATTTTTGCatcactttgaaattcaaaaaataagcttttcattgataccaattttcaaataattgcttctgcattttaattattgcaattatatgTACGTACGTTGCAGCAGTGCTAAATATACATTTTGTGTGTGCATGCTGACCTATCACacctgtaaaatttaataaaataaaacaaaaaaaattacagtattttaGACTTGAGATTCTAATCtcctttaaattcttttaaaccaTAGTTTGAATGCACTACAgtgaatttctatttataattcatttaatttaatctgcaattatatataattttgtggaTTGAGATAGCTTTATTTAAGAagattaatcaatatttaaaaatatgtttttgctataattttcttGCTCATGatctttcatttatctattttagaaaaaagacaTGGGTTACATTTTGGTGTGTGAACCGAACAATGAAATTAAAGTACCAATAGCACCTCTCATTGATGTAAATGAAGAAGCTCCACCTCTGCCACCCAAAGTTTCtctaatttaaacattaatttttgtgtttgtcaaaatttaactgtttaaagcatttcttattctatataatattcttatttaaatcatatttcttgtTGATAtgttagattaaaatataattgggCTTTCAGTGTCAGGAGGTGATTTAGGTGTATTTATGTAGGCATGTGAATgtgcatttttgttttcaatttctctTTTGTGATatatacaaagtttatttttggCAATTTATTTAGTCTACTAGTCACATTATAACCACACATTTTGAAACTGTATATTCTTTTCAAGGTCTAAGTTTCCCTCCCCCCTCAGATGATACATAATTATAatcagaaatctaaaatattattcatgaaatatttgaacattttatctCTCAAAGCTTCTATTTATTATGGAGCTAAACATAATCAGTATAATTAAACTTCTATGTATCtctgatatgaatttttttgtaatgatatttaaatcccatttatttgtaaaaaataaaatttcatttgaattattgtgtggcttattttgatttatctacataaaagtaACAGGtagtgtaacaaattttaaaaatctgcttaCTTGTAAGTGCAtaacttacaaattaaataaataaggaacATTTGTTGAGATTTTTATTAAAGCTAAAAGACATTTATagatcaataataaataattgagcTACAAGCACTAGGAAAGAATAACATCAGGTAATCTGCACTTGAAATGTACAGATCATTTAGAGATATCCTACATCAACAACAGTAATATTCCAAGTAAATCTTTGAACAAAATACACTGCaactaactaaataaatacatgcaagatgtttaaaagaattttttgatatattcacTACTACAAATGTCATTGCAATTTCTCAAGATTTTAGATAATCTTGGAAGTACTTATTTAACTATAATAAACTGTGCTttgataattttcatgaaattaacaaatattttaaaaattcgatgaGAAATAACAGTGGCAAATTGGATTTGTTTGCACTCAGATTGAGAggtataaattaataatgattgtATGTCATCaatgaataaatagtaaattgataaaatttgagaaatatgtacTTCTTAAGTAcatgtaattgaaaaatataaaacagaattttcaatcttttttttttttttaactatgaccTTATTACTGTAAATTGTTTACACATCAGACAAAATTCTATTGAACTGTGAACATAATTATCACATGGAATGAAATACATAAGTATTCTATCACTTATTTACATCAAACATAATATTCTCTAATCATGAAATTGGGAAAACCCAAAACAATGTATCTACTTAACAAAAACAAgcatttttaatatcacaaaGAGCATGCATGTGTAAAAAAGAATGCagtacaaagaaataaattagaaactgAAATGATCTAAAAATTCTCTAGGGAGAATGTCCAGGGAACAAATAAGCATGATGCAgatcatcaaaataaataatattt
The window above is part of the Argiope bruennichi chromosome 7, qqArgBrue1.1, whole genome shotgun sequence genome. Proteins encoded here:
- the LOC129975847 gene encoding transmembrane protein 59-like, with the protein product MLHKHLFPVAVLYLFILQIVSCSVVDGLLKRAKACESKCEQNISTSAPDLKQPCAEGCRLYMVFGVRKDFRDSNKTLKLCENACSEGYVNESHANACRYGCNSQSESREWKDEEAQTLHLVTPWMYIRSAYSSLAHHVKQFITTSWMVYVQEDSGKMVIVQTSPKVVESVEYSVSSDDDNSVKDYQQDWQEAKLDWMDCISHQSGIPRWLLVVVLFGFIFALLWLCCATAVTAPNHYLSPSKKKDMGYILVCEPNNEIKVPIAPLIDVNEEAPPLPPKVSLI